A single Lolium perenne isolate Kyuss_39 chromosome 6, Kyuss_2.0, whole genome shotgun sequence DNA region contains:
- the LOC127305672 gene encoding pyrophosphate-energized membrane proton pump 3 isoform X1 translates to MMEGDMEKGRPYQERPRTFSTVRSKSSVPLVFRMLMKINPRALIVLLLLGVCGVFYLGASTSPIIVFVFCICTLSLFFALYLTKWVLAKDEGPPEMSEISDAIRDGAEGFFRTQYGAISKMAGILALVILFIYLFRTTTPQQEASGLGRTTSAFITVIAFLLGAICSGLAGFVGMWVSVRANVRVSSAARRSAREALQVLVCILDMLSFFMCLPWALEFETMTDFSKQIAVRAGGFSAIVVVGMAVFGVALLYATFYVWLEVDSPGSMKVTDLPLLLVGYGFGASFVALFAQLGGGIYTKAADVGADLVGKVEQGIPEDDPRNPAVIADLVGDNVGDCAARGADLFESIAAEIISAMILGATMAERCKIEDASGFILFPLVVHSFDLVVSSVGILSIRGTRDSGLISPVEDPMAIMQKGYSITILLAVLTFGVSTRWLLYTEQAPTAWLNFALCGLVGIITAYAFVWISKYYTDYKHEPVRLLAQSSSTGHGTNIIAGVSLGMESTALPVLVISVAIISAFWLGRTSGLVDESGNPTGGLFGTAVATMGMLSTAAYVLTMDMFGPIADNAGGIVEMSQQPESVREITDILDAVGNTTKATTKGFAIGSAALASFLLFSAYMDEVAAFAQLPFKEVDIAIPEVFVGGLLGSMLIFLFSGWACSAVGRTAQEVVTEVRRQFLERPGIMNYTEKPDYGRCVAIVASASLREMIKPGALAILSPMAVGIIFRILGHATGQPLLGAKVVASMLMFATVTGILMALFLNTSGGAWDNAKKYIETGALGGKGSESHKAAITGDTVGDPFKDTAGPSIHVLIKMLATITLVMAPIFL, encoded by the exons ATGATGGAAGGTGACATGGAAAAAGGAAGGCCGTATCAGGAGAGACCAAGAACATTTTCCACTGTACGCAGTAAATCATCTGTACCGCTG GTCTTCCGTATGTTGATGAAGATAAATCCTCGTGCCCTGATTGTTCTTCTTCTCTTGGGTGTCTGTGGCGTGTTCTACTTAGGAGCCAGTACATCACCAATTATAGTCTTCGTGTTCTGTATATGTACACTCAGTTTATTCTTCGCCCTCTACCTCACAAAGTGGGTGCTTGCCAAGGATGAAGGACCTCCAGAGATGTCTGAG ATATCTGATGCCATAAGAGATGGTGCTGAAGGATTTTTTAGGACACAATATGGAGCTATTTCTAAAATGGCTGGCATCCTGGCACTTGTTATCCTTTTCATTTATCTCTTCCGCACTACCACCCCACAGCAGGAGGCATCAGGCCTTGGAAG GACAACATCTGCATTTATTACGGTCATTGCCTTTCTCCTTGGAGCTATTTGTTCTGGACTAGCTGGATTTGTTGGGATGTGGGTCTCTGTACGTGCAAATGTTAGAGTTTCAAGTGCTGCTCGACGATCTGCGAGGGAAGCATTGCAGGTTTTGGTTTGCATCCTTGATATGTTATCTTTCTTCATGTGTTTGCCCTGGGCACTAGAGTTCGAAACAATGACTGATTTCTCGAAACAGATTGCTGTACGTGCAGGTGGTTTCTCTGCCATCGTAGTTGTTGGCATGGCTGTATTTGGTGTGGCATTACTCTATGCAACATTTTATGTTTGGCTTGAAGTAGATTCACCTGGTTCAATGAAGGTTACAGACT TGCCTCTTCTCCTTGTGGGGTATGGTTTTGGTGCGTCGTTTGTTGCCCTTTTTGCTCAGTTGGGTGGTGGGATATACACCAAAGCTGCTGATGTTGGAGCTGATCTTGTTGGAAAAGTTGAGCAGGGAATACCAGAAGATGATCCTCGTAATCCTGCTGTCATTGCTGACTTG GTTGGTGATAATGTTGGAGATTGTGCTGCCCGTGGTGCTGATCTTTTTGAAAGTATAGCAGCAGAAATTATCAGTGCAATGATACTTGGTGCAACAATGGCAGAGCGCTGCAAAATTGAAG ATGCTTCTGGTTTTATTCTGTTTCCTCTTGTTGTCCATTCTTTTGATCTGGTCGTGTCATCAGTTGGCATTCTCTCAATTAGGGGAACACGTGACTCTGGATTAATATCCCCTGTTGAAGATCCCATGGCAATTATGCAGAAAGGCTATTCTATTACTATATTACTTGCCGTTCTTACCTTTGGAGTG TCTACTCGCTGGCTCCTGTACACTGAACAAGCACCTACTGCATGGCTCAATTTCGCCTTATGTGGCTTGGTGGGCATCATCACAGCATATGCTTTTGTTTGGATATCGAAGTATTACACAGATTATAAACATGAGCCTGTCCGCCTTTTGGCTCAATCAAGTTCCACAGGACATGGAACTAATATTATCGCTGGAGTAAGTTTGGGAATGGAATCAACAGCCTTACCAGTTCTAGTGATAAGTGTAGCCATTATATCAGCATTTTGGTTGGGACGTACCTCTGGCTTGGTAGACGAGTCTGGCAACCCAACTGGTGGTCTTTTTGGGACAGCTGTAGCTACAATGGGGATGCTTAGTACAGCAGCATATGTCCTCACCATGGACATGTTTGGTCCTATAGCTGATAATGCTGGGGGTATTGTGGAGATGAGTCAGCAG CCTGAAAGTGTTAGGGAAATCACAGACATCCTAGATGCTGTGGGTAACACTACGAAAGCTACCACAAAGGGATTTGCTATAGGGTCAGCAGCTCTGGCTTCCTTTCTCTTGTTCAGCGCATATATGGATGAAGTAGCTGCTTTTGCACAGTTACCATTCAAAGAG GTTGACATAGCAATTCCAGAGGTTTTTGTTGGTGGTTTACTAGGCTCAATGCTTATATTCCTGTTTAGTGGATGGGCTTGTTCAGCTGTCGGCAGAACTGCACAAGAAGTTGTTACTGAGGTCCGGAGACAATTTCTTGAGAGGCCTGGCATTATG AATTATACAGAGAAGCCTGATTATGGTCGTTGTGTTGCAATTGTGGCCTCTGCATCCTTGAGAGAAATGATAAAGCCAGGGGCCTTGGCAATTCTGTCACCCATGGCCGTCG GCATCATCTTCCGGATTTTGGGCCATGCTACTGGCCAGCCTCTTCTTGGAGCTAAAGTTGTTGCCTCTATGCTCATGTTTGCGACCGTCACTGGTATCCTCATGGCACTCTTCTTGAACACTTCTGGTGGTGCCTGGGACAATGCTAAGAAGTACATCGAGACTGGCGCacttggtggtaaaggcagtgagTCTCACAAGGCTGCAATTACTGGCGATAC GGTTGGAGATCCCTTCAAAGACACGGCAGGGCCTTCGATCCATGTTctcatcaagatgctcgccacaATCACATTAGTCATGGCCCCAATCTTTTTGTAA
- the LOC127305670 gene encoding 26S proteasome regulatory subunit 7A — MAPEPEDDIMTEKNPRPLDEDDIALLKTYGLGPYSTSIKRVEKEIKEKAKKINELCGIKESDTGLAPPSQWDLVSDKQMMQEEQPLQVARCTKIISPNTDDAKYMINVKQIAKFVVGLGDKVSPTDIEEGMRVGVDRNKYQIQIPLPPKIDPSVTMMTVEEKPDVTYNDVGGCKDQIEKMREVVELPMLHPEKFVKLGIDPPKGVLCYGPPGTGKTLLARAVANRTDACFIRVIGSELVQKYVGEGARMVRELFEMARSKKACIIFFDEVDAIGGARFDDGAGGDNEVQRTMLEIVNQLDGFDARGNIKVLMATNRPDTLDPALLRPGRLDRKVEFGLPDLEGRTQIFKIHTRTMNCERDIRFELLARLCPNSTGADIRSVCTEAGMYAIRARRKTVTEKDFLDSVNKVIKGYQKFSATPKYMVYN, encoded by the exons ATGGCGCCGGAGCCGGAGGACGACATCATGACCGAGAAGAACCCTCGCCCGCTCGACGAGGACGACATCGCGCTCCTCAAGACCTAC GGGCTGGGGCCGTACTCCACGAGCATCAAGAGGGTCGAGAAGGAGATCAAGGAGAAGGCCAAGAAGATCAATGAACTTTGCG GGATAAAAGAGTCGGATACTGGGCTGGCtccgcctagccagtgggatctgGTGTCTGACAAACAGATGATGCAAGAAGAACAGCCATTACAA GTAGCAAGGTGTACCAAGATTATAAGCCCTAATACTGATGATGCCAAATACATGATTAATGTTAAACAAATTGCAAAG TTTGTGGTTGGATTGGGGGATAAAGTTTCCCCAACTGATATCGAGGAAGGGATGAGAGTCGG TGTTGATCGAAACAAGTACCAGATTCAAATTCCTTTGCCACCCAAAATCGACCCAAGTGTTACAATGATGACTGTTGAGGAAAAGCCTGATGTGACATATAACGATGTTGGTGGATGCAAAGATCAGATTGAAAAAATGCGCGAG GTTGTTGAGCTTCCTATGCTCCACCCAGAAAAGTTTGTAAAACTTGGCATTGACCCTCCGAAAGGCGTCCTTTGCTATGGTCCGCCTGGTACTGGCAAGACTCTTCTTGCTAGAGCTGTAGCCAATCGCACAGATGCTTGTTTTATCCGTGTAATTGGAAGCGAATTAGTTCAGAAGTATGTGGGTGAAGGCGCTAGGATGGTTAGGGAGTTGTTTGAG ATGGCTCGCTCAAAGAAAGCTTGCATTATCTTCTTTGATGAAGTTGACGCTATTGGTGGAGCTCGCTTTGATGATGGGGCTGGGGGAGATAATGAGGTTCAGCGTACTATGCTAGAAATTGTGAACCAGCTTGATGGGTTTGATGCTAGAGGGAATATAAAGGTTCTCATGGCTACTAACAG GCCTGATACATTGGACCCTGCACTTCTACGTCCTGGTCGTTTGGACAGAAAGGTTGAATTTGGCTTGCCTGACTTGGAGGGCCGCACTCAAATATTCAAGATACACACACGCACTATGAACTGCGAGCGAGATATCCGGTTTGAGCTACTGGCGCGACTCTGCCCAAACTCCACTG GTGCTGATATAAGAAGTGTCTGCACAGAAGCTGGCATGTATGCCATCCGTGCCCGCAGGAAGACCGTGACAGAGAAGGATTTCCTCGACTCGGTGAACAAGGTCATAAAGGGGTACCAGAAGTTCAGTGCGACCCCGAAATACATGGTGTATAATTAA
- the LOC127305672 gene encoding pyrophosphate-energized membrane proton pump 3 isoform X2, whose amino-acid sequence MMEGDMEKGRPYQERPRTFSTVRSKSSVPLVFRMLMKINPRALIVLLLLGVCGVFYLGASTSPIIVFVFCICTLSLFFALYLTKWVLAKDEGPPEMSEISDAIRDGAEGFFRTQYGAISKMAGILALVILFIYLFRTTTPQQEASGLGRTTSAFITVIAFLLGAICSGLAGFVGMWVSVRANVRVSSAARRSAREALQIAVRAGGFSAIVVVGMAVFGVALLYATFYVWLEVDSPGSMKVTDLPLLLVGYGFGASFVALFAQLGGGIYTKAADVGADLVGKVEQGIPEDDPRNPAVIADLVGDNVGDCAARGADLFESIAAEIISAMILGATMAERCKIEDASGFILFPLVVHSFDLVVSSVGILSIRGTRDSGLISPVEDPMAIMQKGYSITILLAVLTFGVSTRWLLYTEQAPTAWLNFALCGLVGIITAYAFVWISKYYTDYKHEPVRLLAQSSSTGHGTNIIAGVSLGMESTALPVLVISVAIISAFWLGRTSGLVDESGNPTGGLFGTAVATMGMLSTAAYVLTMDMFGPIADNAGGIVEMSQQPESVREITDILDAVGNTTKATTKGFAIGSAALASFLLFSAYMDEVAAFAQLPFKEVDIAIPEVFVGGLLGSMLIFLFSGWACSAVGRTAQEVVTEVRRQFLERPGIMNYTEKPDYGRCVAIVASASLREMIKPGALAILSPMAVGIIFRILGHATGQPLLGAKVVASMLMFATVTGILMALFLNTSGGAWDNAKKYIETGALGGKGSESHKAAITGDTVGDPFKDTAGPSIHVLIKMLATITLVMAPIFL is encoded by the exons ATGATGGAAGGTGACATGGAAAAAGGAAGGCCGTATCAGGAGAGACCAAGAACATTTTCCACTGTACGCAGTAAATCATCTGTACCGCTG GTCTTCCGTATGTTGATGAAGATAAATCCTCGTGCCCTGATTGTTCTTCTTCTCTTGGGTGTCTGTGGCGTGTTCTACTTAGGAGCCAGTACATCACCAATTATAGTCTTCGTGTTCTGTATATGTACACTCAGTTTATTCTTCGCCCTCTACCTCACAAAGTGGGTGCTTGCCAAGGATGAAGGACCTCCAGAGATGTCTGAG ATATCTGATGCCATAAGAGATGGTGCTGAAGGATTTTTTAGGACACAATATGGAGCTATTTCTAAAATGGCTGGCATCCTGGCACTTGTTATCCTTTTCATTTATCTCTTCCGCACTACCACCCCACAGCAGGAGGCATCAGGCCTTGGAAG GACAACATCTGCATTTATTACGGTCATTGCCTTTCTCCTTGGAGCTATTTGTTCTGGACTAGCTGGATTTGTTGGGATGTGGGTCTCTGTACGTGCAAATGTTAGAGTTTCAAGTGCTGCTCGACGATCTGCGAGGGAAGCATTGCAG ATTGCTGTACGTGCAGGTGGTTTCTCTGCCATCGTAGTTGTTGGCATGGCTGTATTTGGTGTGGCATTACTCTATGCAACATTTTATGTTTGGCTTGAAGTAGATTCACCTGGTTCAATGAAGGTTACAGACT TGCCTCTTCTCCTTGTGGGGTATGGTTTTGGTGCGTCGTTTGTTGCCCTTTTTGCTCAGTTGGGTGGTGGGATATACACCAAAGCTGCTGATGTTGGAGCTGATCTTGTTGGAAAAGTTGAGCAGGGAATACCAGAAGATGATCCTCGTAATCCTGCTGTCATTGCTGACTTG GTTGGTGATAATGTTGGAGATTGTGCTGCCCGTGGTGCTGATCTTTTTGAAAGTATAGCAGCAGAAATTATCAGTGCAATGATACTTGGTGCAACAATGGCAGAGCGCTGCAAAATTGAAG ATGCTTCTGGTTTTATTCTGTTTCCTCTTGTTGTCCATTCTTTTGATCTGGTCGTGTCATCAGTTGGCATTCTCTCAATTAGGGGAACACGTGACTCTGGATTAATATCCCCTGTTGAAGATCCCATGGCAATTATGCAGAAAGGCTATTCTATTACTATATTACTTGCCGTTCTTACCTTTGGAGTG TCTACTCGCTGGCTCCTGTACACTGAACAAGCACCTACTGCATGGCTCAATTTCGCCTTATGTGGCTTGGTGGGCATCATCACAGCATATGCTTTTGTTTGGATATCGAAGTATTACACAGATTATAAACATGAGCCTGTCCGCCTTTTGGCTCAATCAAGTTCCACAGGACATGGAACTAATATTATCGCTGGAGTAAGTTTGGGAATGGAATCAACAGCCTTACCAGTTCTAGTGATAAGTGTAGCCATTATATCAGCATTTTGGTTGGGACGTACCTCTGGCTTGGTAGACGAGTCTGGCAACCCAACTGGTGGTCTTTTTGGGACAGCTGTAGCTACAATGGGGATGCTTAGTACAGCAGCATATGTCCTCACCATGGACATGTTTGGTCCTATAGCTGATAATGCTGGGGGTATTGTGGAGATGAGTCAGCAG CCTGAAAGTGTTAGGGAAATCACAGACATCCTAGATGCTGTGGGTAACACTACGAAAGCTACCACAAAGGGATTTGCTATAGGGTCAGCAGCTCTGGCTTCCTTTCTCTTGTTCAGCGCATATATGGATGAAGTAGCTGCTTTTGCACAGTTACCATTCAAAGAG GTTGACATAGCAATTCCAGAGGTTTTTGTTGGTGGTTTACTAGGCTCAATGCTTATATTCCTGTTTAGTGGATGGGCTTGTTCAGCTGTCGGCAGAACTGCACAAGAAGTTGTTACTGAGGTCCGGAGACAATTTCTTGAGAGGCCTGGCATTATG AATTATACAGAGAAGCCTGATTATGGTCGTTGTGTTGCAATTGTGGCCTCTGCATCCTTGAGAGAAATGATAAAGCCAGGGGCCTTGGCAATTCTGTCACCCATGGCCGTCG GCATCATCTTCCGGATTTTGGGCCATGCTACTGGCCAGCCTCTTCTTGGAGCTAAAGTTGTTGCCTCTATGCTCATGTTTGCGACCGTCACTGGTATCCTCATGGCACTCTTCTTGAACACTTCTGGTGGTGCCTGGGACAATGCTAAGAAGTACATCGAGACTGGCGCacttggtggtaaaggcagtgagTCTCACAAGGCTGCAATTACTGGCGATAC GGTTGGAGATCCCTTCAAAGACACGGCAGGGCCTTCGATCCATGTTctcatcaagatgctcgccacaATCACATTAGTCATGGCCCCAATCTTTTTGTAA
- the LOC127305671 gene encoding beta-1,3-galactosyltransferase pvg3-like: MASDASKHGGGGGDQQPAMRTNRAGFPKLSISSKGLILLPLLLLGIIYLVVYPKEFELQALIGSCSPAPADTTANETAAVGKPDFRLLIGILTSADFYERRHLLRMVYGRQLASTSPPLAAQIDVRFVFCRLSTDVQRVLVPLEILARGDIIVLDACAENMDGGKTHAFFTAAASLYADAPYDYVMKADDDIFFRLPELAASLGAMPREDAYYGATIPCGSRDTRRGWYMSGMGYALSWDLVAWIAAAEDVTRGRTVGTEDRMVGEWLKSGGKAKNRFNAKPAMYDHPLSVPATECAHQLVPDTIAVHRLKDNPRWAQTLRYFNFTAGLQSSKFYKFDS; this comes from the coding sequence ATGGCCAGCGACGCGAGTAAgcatggaggaggtggaggagaccAGCAACCCGCCATGAGGACGAACCGCGCCGGCTTCCCCAAGCTGTCCATCTCCAGCAAAGGACTCATCCTGctcccgctcctcctcctcggcatCATCTACCTCGTCGTCTACCCCAAGGAGTTCGAGCTGCAGGCGCTCATTGGCTCCTGCAGCCCGGCACCAGCGGACACCACCGCTAACGAGACCGCCGCCGTCGGCAAACCCGACTTCCGGCTCCTCATCGGCATCCTGACCTCGGCCGACTTCTACGAGCGGCGGCACCTCCTCCGCATGGTCTACGGCCGCCAGCTCGCCTCCACCTCCCCGCCCCTCGCCGCGCAGATCGACGTCCGCTTCGTCTTCTGCCGCCTGTCCACGGACGTCCAGCGGGTGCTGGTCCCGCTCGAGATCCTCGCGCGCGGCGACATCATCGTGCTCGACGCCTGCGCCGAGAACATGGACGGCGGCAAGACGCACGCCTTCTTCACCGCGGCGGCGTCCCTCTACGCCGACGCGCCCTACGACTACGTGATGAAGGCCGACGACGACATCTTCTTCCGGCTGCCGGAGCTGGCGGCGTCGCTGGGGGCCATGCCGCGGGAGGACGCGTACTACGGCGCCACCATCCCGTGCGGCAGCAGGGACACCAGGCGGGGGTGGTACATGTCCGGCATGGGGTACGCGCTGTCGTGGGACCTGGTGGCGTGGATCGCGGCGGCGGAGGACGTGACGCGGGGGCGCACCGTCGGGACGGAGGACAGGATGGTCGGGGAGTGGCTCAAGTCCGGCGGCAAGGCCAAGAACAGGTTCAACGCCAAGCCCGCCATGTACGACCACCCGCTGTCGGTGCCGGCGACCGAGTGCGCACACCAGCTCGTGCCGGACACCATCGCCGTGCACCGCCTCAAGGACAACCCGCGCTGGGCGCAGACGctcagatacttcaacttcaccgCCGGCCTCCAGTCTTCCAAGTTCTACAAGTTCGACTCCTAG